The following is a genomic window from Candidatus Methylomirabilota bacterium.
TGGTGGAGGCGGTGGGAATCGAACCCACGTCCGGAAACCCTCAGCCGCAGGCGTCTACGTCGATAGCCGGTCTATCTTGCTGCTCTCTCGCCCCGCGCCCCTCCAGCCGGCAGGAGGACCGCGGGACCAGCCTCAATGTTCTCGCCCCTCCCCTGAGGCCAGGTTCGGAGCCAGCCACCAGGGTATGACGTCCGTTCCCAGGCCCTGATGGCTCAACCTGGCGGACGCTGGCGGGTGTTAGGCCGCCAGAGCTAGCTGTGTGTCGGCAGCTATACCGTTCTCTCTTATTAACGAGGGGAGAGAAACCTCGAGACGCAGCCTGGACCTCACTGGCTCCCGTCGAAGCCTGTCGCCCCCTCCTTGGTGGCGTCACCACCGGCCGCGACGCCCTTCGCGCGCGGCCCGGTCCATCTCACGCCGCACTTCGCGCTCGCGGAGCGTCGCGCGCTTGTCGCGCAGCTTCTTGCCGCGCGCCAGACCGAGCTCGACCTTCGCGCGGCCGCCTTTAAAGTATAGACGAAGGGGCACGATGGTCAACCCGCGCTCGGCCGTCTTGCCGGTGAGCCGGCCGATCTCCCGGCGATGGAGCAGGAGCTTGCGGTCACGTTCGGGGGCGTGATTGGCGTCGGTGCCGTGGCTGTAGGGGCTGATGTGGCAGCCGACCAGCCACCCCTCGCCGTTCCGGATCGTCGCGTAGGAGTCCTTGAAGTTCACCAGGCCCCCCCGCAGCGACTTGACCTCGGTCCCGCGCAGCACGAGGCCGGCCTCGATCGTCTCGAGGATCTCGTACTCGTGCCGGGCGCGCCGGTTCGTCGCGACCGTGCGGTCTCCGTCCCCTTGACTGGCCATTCGCGAAAGGTATTATGAACGACGCCGCACGGGCCGAAGTGGCGGAATTGGCAGACGCGCATGATTCAGGGTCATGTGCCCGCAAGGGTGTGGGGGTTCGAGTCCCCCCTTCGGCACCAAAGAAGATCAGCGAGTTAGGGCAGTGACTCCCGGGCGGTCCTGGCCACCTCCAACTTGGTCCCGGTCATCCCACGTCCGTCCAGATGTCCTGCGTCTGCTCGGTCGGGGGGCGCGGCTCGCGTTTGTTGTCGTAGTCCACCTTGCCCCAGACGGCAAGCAGGACGCTGATCACGGCGACGATGGCGAGGACGAAGTCCATCAGTGCTCCTTTCAGAGCCCCAGGAGGGCAGCCCGGGGTCATGGGAGACGGGAGAGTACCAGGGCGCCGGCCGCCGTTCAAGCGCAAGCCGCGACTCCGTGTAGAGAGCGCATGATCTGTCCGCTCTCGAGAGCAAGTGATCTGTCCGCCGTAGGGCCCCGGGGATGGCACTTAATGGCCGATCGGGAGGTCGGCCATGCTCTATCCCCCGGAGGCAGTGGAGCGGGCAATGACGATGCGCGAGGTCATCCTGCGGGCCATGAGCGGAGAGATCAACTGGATCCAAGCCGCCGACATCCTGGGCTGTCGGCCCCGGAGCTTGCGCCGTTTGCCGAGGTCGAGCGGGTCGAGCTCTTCGGCGCCGAGGCCCTTCTGGCCTACACCAACCGGGTCGAGCGCCTGCGCGCCACCGAGCCCAGCACGCTAATACAGCTGGTGAGCGCCTGGAGGGCAACGCTGAAGGGGCCGTAGCTCGGCGACTTCCTCCAGGGCGACCGTCCGACCGAGGCGGGCGGCGACCGCGGCCGCCTCGACCACCTCCAGCGCGCTCACGCCGGCCTCGGCCGGCACCGGGTTGGGCCGACGCCCCGCGCACGCGTCGCGAAACGCTTCCAGCTCGGCCCGCAAGGGCTCGACGCCGCCGGTGGGAAGGTTCTCCTTGCCGGTGTCGACCGCCTCCCACCCGGCGCCCGTCCGGCGGTGCTCGCCCTCGTGGAGCGTCACCGTCGAGGCGGCGTAGTCGGCGACGAGGCTTCCCCGCTCGCCGACGATGACGCACTCCCGATACGCGCCAGGAGCGAAGTAGTTCGCCTCGATGATCGCCGGGAGCTCGCCGTAGGTCACCACGGTGACCGACAAGTCGTCGAGCCCGCGGCCCAGATAGTCGCGCTGGACGCCGGCCACGCTGGTCGCCGCCCGACCGAACAGGTGCGCGAAGAGGTCGAAGTAGTGGATCGCGTCGGTCTGGGTCACGCCGACGTCGGTGCGCGGCCGCTTGAAGCCGGAGAACCGTCCCGTGGCGAAGCGGACGGCGCCGAGACGGCCGGCGGCGAGCGCCTCCCGCAGCACGGTGGTGACAGGGTGGAAGCGCAGGATGTGACCGACCTGGAGCACCCGGCCGCTCTGGCGGGCCTCCGCCGCCAGGCGCCGCCCCTCGGCGGCCGTCGCCGTCAGCGGCTTCTCCACGAAGCAGTGGCGCCCGGCCTTCAGGCAGGCCTCGGCGATCCCGAAATGGCTGTCGGCTGGGGTGACGATGTCGACCGCGTCGACGCGCTCCAGGGCCGCGCGGTAGTCGGCCGCGACACGCCCCGCGTCCACCCCCTGGGCGACCGCCCATGCGCGCCGCTCCGGGGAGACGTCGGCGACCCACAGCGTGGCGCCCAGCTCCCGCAGCACGCGCAGATGCTTTCCCCCCCAGCGCCCCAGCCCGACCAGGAGGACGTTCACGGCGCCTCCTCGCGGACAGGGTCGCCGCCCAGATCCTCGGCGATCTCGTAGCGGAGGAGGCGGGACTTCATCCAGCGGACGGCGAGGAGATCCAGCAGGGCCACGATGGCGCGGTTCATGACGCCGTACTTCGACCGCCCGAACCGCCGCGGCCGGTGGTCGACCGGCACTTCCAGGATCCGATATCCGCGCATGCGCAGCAGCGTCGGGATGAACCGATGGAAGCCGCGGTAGAGCGTGAGCCCGCGCAGGCACTCGCACCGGAACGCCCGGAACGTGCAGCCGCTGTCCTGGATGCTCTCGTCGCTCACCCAGTTGCGGACGCGGTTGGCGATGCGGGCGGACGCGCGCCGGAGAACGGAATCGCCGGCCGCCCGATTCATCCGCCACCCGGTGACGGCGTCCCACCGATCGAGCTGCGCCAGCAGGCGTGGAATGTCGGCGGGGTCGTTCTGCAGATCCGCGTCCATCGTCACCACCCAGCGCCCGCGCGCGGCCTTGAACCCGGCGTCGGTGGCGGCGCTCTCGCCGGCGTTGGCCTTCAGCCGGACCAGTCGGACGCGGGGATCACGCTCGCGGAATCCCCGGATGATCTCCGGGCTGCGGTCGTGGCTGCCGTCGTCCACGAAGATGACCTCGAAGTCGAGCCCGAGCAGCTCGAGCACCGGACGGAGCTCGCTCCAGAGAGGCTCGAGACTCTCCTCCTCGTTGTAGGCGGGGATGACGACAGAAAGGTTGAGCACCACGCGGTTCCGCTATACGCGGGGATGCGTCCCCTGCCACTCGGAGACGAGCGTCTGCGGCAGATCCAGGCGGTCGAGCACGCGGGCGATGGTGTGGTTGACGATGTCATCCAGCTCTTTGGGGCGGCTGTAGAACGCCGGCATGGGGGGCAGGACCACGGCCCCCATCTCGGCCAGCGCCAGCATGCACTTGAGGTGACCCACGTGCAGCGGCGTCTCGCGCACCAGCACGATCAGGGGGCGGCCCTCCTTCAGCGTCACGTCGGCCGCCCGCGCGACGAGGTGTTCCGAGTGGCAGGCGGCCACCGCCGCCGCGGTCTTGATGGAGCAGGGCGCGATGACCATGCCGGCCGTCCGGAAGGAGCCCGAGGCGATCGACACCCCGATGTCGTTGTTGTCGTACCGGTGCGTGGCCAGTGCCTCCACGTCCGCCACCGCGTAGTCGGTCTCCTCCACGATCGTGCGCTTGCCGGAACTGGAGATGACGAGGTGCGTCTCCACGTCGTTGTAACGACGGAGCACCTCGAGTAGCCGGATGCCGTAGATCGATCCGGTGGCGCCGGTGATGGCGACGACCAGCCGCCTCACAGACGGAACCTGCGCCGGAAGACCTCCTCGCGTGTCTTCTGGTACAGGATCTCCCACTCCCGGCTGCCCTCGGGCATCGGCCGCGAGTAGGAGGCGAGGATCTTGCGTACCTCGCCGTCGATGGATTCTTCGAGCTTCGACTCCTCGGTGAGCACGCGGACCACTTCCGGGCGGAGGTCGTCGGGCGCCTTGATGGTCACGCCCGGCGTGATGCCCAGCTCCTTCACGATCAGGTCGGCGAGGTAGAAGATCCGCTCCCGGCTCATCCGCATCAGAGGATGAACCCTCGCTCGCGGGCCAGCTTCTCCTTCACCTTGCCAAACAGCGCGCGGTAGTCGGCCGCCGACTCCTTGATGGCCTTGGCGTGATCCATGAGCAGCTTGCGCGCATCGGCTTCGATCTGCTCTTCGCCGAGGAGATTGTCGAGCACGACATGACGGATCGCCGCGCGCGCGGCCGCCTCGTCCTTCACCTCGACGACCTTCCGCGTCGTCAGTCGCTTCACCACCGCATCGGCCATTCGCTGGGCGACTACTTCGCGCCGAGGCATAGCCACAAAAGATTACCGCCCTCGACGCAGGGTGTCAAGGAACGGCCGGCAGCGCGAAGGTCACGCGCGTGCCCTGGCCCGGCGCGCTGGCGACGCGGATGCTCCCGCCGTGAGCGTCCACCAGTGATTTGACGACGGCGAGGCCCAGCCCCACGCCCCGCGCGGCGTCCGACGCGTCGGGCGCGCGGTAGTAGGGCTCGAAGATCCGCGGGAGCGCCTCGGCGGCGATCCCGCGGCCCTCGTCGGCGACGGAGAACTCCAGGCACGCGCCGACCGCGCGCACGTCAACGCTGACGAGGCCGCCGGCGGGCGAATACTTGATGGCGTTGGAGACCAGATTCTTCAAGATCCGGTCGAGCGCGTCCGGATCGGCGTCCACGGGGGGCAACGGCTCTTCGCATTCGACGCTGAGCCGGTGGGTCGCGCGATGCCGAAAGAGGCTCACGGCCGCCACCACCGCGGGCGCCACCGCCACCGGGCGGCGGGCCAGCCGCGGCGCCAGCCCCTGCTCCAGACGGGAGAGATCGAGAAGGTCGTCGACGATGCGTGCCAACCGGTCGGTCTCGGACCGGATGATGTTGGCGAGTCGCCGGACCTCGTCGCCGCCCAACGGTCGGGTCGCCAGCATCTCGCTGAAGCCCAGCAGCGCCGTGAGGGGCGTCCTCAGCTCGTGCGAGGCCGTCGCCACGAAGGCGGACTTGGCCCGGTCCATGGCTTCGAGATGGCGGGTCGCCCCCCCCACCTTCTCCGCCAGCTCGTCGGTGAACCGTCGCTGGCGCGATGCCAGGCGCGCGTTTTCCAGCGCAACTCCCAGATGGACCCCCAGCGTCAGCAGCGCATCGCGCTCACGCCGGCCGACCTCGCCCACGCGCTCGACGCAGAGCGCGCCGATCGTCTCCCCCTGGGCCAGCAGCGGGACGACGAGCGCCCGCCGCGGCCGCGGCCCGTCCCCGACGTCCGGCACGAAGAGCGGCGCGCCCGTGTCGAGCACGGCCGCGACCGCCGAGCCGGGCCCGACGGTCTCGCCGCCCGCCACCGCGAGGCGCGGCCCGTCCCGGACAGCCAGCGCGATCTCCGCGCCCGGGAGCCGCCCGAGGAGCACGCCGCGAAGCCGTGCTAGCGCCGTCGGCAGCGGCGCCTCGTCAGCCAGCGCGCGCTGGGTCGCGAGCAGCGTCTCGTACCATCGCCGCTGCCGACGCGCGTCGCCAGCGAGCGCGCCGACCAGCGGCCCCAGCCCCAGGAGCGTGAGATACGTGATGAGATCGTCGACGACGATCGCCGACAGGCCGGCGTCGGCGAGGTGGGCCAGCAGCCGCGGGGCCTGGAGCAGGACCGCGGCGATCGCGGCCAGCCCTCCACCGATCGCTCCGAATCGCAGGGCGGCTACGACGACGGGCCCCCCGTAGAGGTGGCGAAATGGCGACGCCGGCCCCGGGTCCAGCGACGGCGCCAGCGCGGCGATGGCCGCCAGGGCCAGCGTCAGGGCCGCGGCCGAGGCCAGCGCGCGGGGTGACATTCCCCGGATGGCCGCCGACGCGACCTCGGCGCCCACGTCACCCCACCCCCAGCATCCGATACGCGGCGAAGAAGACGAGCGCGCTGGCGATGGCCGGAACCAGGCTGCCGGACCACCAGAGGAGCCAGGCATTGGCGACGCTCAGCAGCGTGAGGTAGACGACGGCTCCGATCATCACTTCCACCGTCCCGGGAAGCAGCGGATCGATCAGGTAGCGCGCGAGGT
Proteins encoded in this region:
- a CDS encoding UbiX family flavin prenyltransferase — translated: MRRLVVAITGATGSIYGIRLLEVLRRYNDVETHLVISSSGKRTIVEETDYAVADVEALATHRYDNNDIGVSIASGSFRTAGMVIAPCSIKTAAAVAACHSEHLVARAADVTLKEGRPLIVLVRETPLHVGHLKCMLALAEMGAVVLPPMPAFYSRPKELDDIVNHTIARVLDRLDLPQTLVSEWQGTHPRV
- the smpB gene encoding SsrA-binding protein SmpB, with protein sequence MASQGDGDRTVATNRRARHEYEILETIEAGLVLRGTEVKSLRGGLVNFKDSYATIRNGEGWLVGCHISPYSHGTDANHAPERDRKLLLHRREIGRLTGKTAERGLTIVPLRLYFKGGRAKVELGLARGKKLRDKRATLREREVRREMDRAAREGRRGRW
- a CDS encoding Gfo/Idh/MocA family oxidoreductase, giving the protein MNVLLVGLGRWGGKHLRVLRELGATLWVADVSPERRAWAVAQGVDAGRVAADYRAALERVDAVDIVTPADSHFGIAEACLKAGRHCFVEKPLTATAAEGRRLAAEARQSGRVLQVGHILRFHPVTTVLREALAAGRLGAVRFATGRFSGFKRPRTDVGVTQTDAIHYFDLFAHLFGRAATSVAGVQRDYLGRGLDDLSVTVVTYGELPAIIEANYFAPGAYRECVIVGERGSLVADYAASTVTLHEGEHRRTGAGWEAVDTGKENLPTGGVEPLRAELEAFRDACAGRRPNPVPAEAGVSALEVVEAAAVAARLGRTVALEEVAELRPLQRCPPGAHQLY
- a CDS encoding ATP-binding protein; amino-acid sequence: MGAEVASAAIRGMSPRALASAAALTLALAAIAALAPSLDPGPASPFRHLYGGPVVVAALRFGAIGGGLAAIAAVLLQAPRLLAHLADAGLSAIVVDDLITYLTLLGLGPLVGALAGDARRQRRWYETLLATQRALADEAPLPTALARLRGVLLGRLPGAEIALAVRDGPRLAVAGGETVGPGSAVAAVLDTGAPLFVPDVGDGPRPRRALVVPLLAQGETIGALCVERVGEVGRRERDALLTLGVHLGVALENARLASRQRRFTDELAEKVGGATRHLEAMDRAKSAFVATASHELRTPLTALLGFSEMLATRPLGGDEVRRLANIIRSETDRLARIVDDLLDLSRLEQGLAPRLARRPVAVAPAVVAAVSLFRHRATHRLSVECEEPLPPVDADPDALDRILKNLVSNAIKYSPAGGLVSVDVRAVGACLEFSVADEGRGIAAEALPRIFEPYYRAPDASDAARGVGLGLAVVKSLVDAHGGSIRVASAPGQGTRVTFALPAVP
- a CDS encoding DUF507 family protein → MPRREVVAQRMADAVVKRLTTRKVVEVKDEAAARAAIRHVVLDNLLGEEQIEADARKLLMDHAKAIKESAADYRALFGKVKEKLARERGFIL
- a CDS encoding DUF507 family protein codes for the protein MRMSRERIFYLADLIVKELGITPGVTIKAPDDLRPEVVRVLTEESKLEESIDGEVRKILASYSRPMPEGSREWEILYQKTREEVFRRRFRL
- a CDS encoding glycosyltransferase family 2 protein, producing MLNLSVVIPAYNEEESLEPLWSELRPVLELLGLDFEVIFVDDGSHDRSPEIIRGFRERDPRVRLVRLKANAGESAATDAGFKAARGRWVVTMDADLQNDPADIPRLLAQLDRWDAVTGWRMNRAAGDSVLRRASARIANRVRNWVSDESIQDSGCTFRAFRCECLRGLTLYRGFHRFIPTLLRMRGYRILEVPVDHRPRRFGRSKYGVMNRAIVALLDLLAVRWMKSRLLRYEIAEDLGGDPVREEAP